The Cicer arietinum cultivar CDC Frontier isolate Library 1 chromosome 1, Cicar.CDCFrontier_v2.0, whole genome shotgun sequence genome contains the following window.
ACAGTGGTGAGAATATAACTTGAAATTGGTTTGGTTTAGAATGATCTTATAGTACATCcataaaagaaaattctattaagaCTTTAAGATCTATttgatttgaagaaaatattttatgttttcacttttttttcttgttttaagTATTTGTATTAGAAATAATGGAAGCaacaatacatatatatatatatgaaatcaGGAAGCAAGGTGTAAATAATGTGGTACTTTTATGCATGATATtaagatattaattttattgtagttcttttgtttcatttatttatctattacgTATACTTCATTGCTTATGGCTTAAGACAAACTGAGTTTACAACATTTGGCTGTTTTTACTTATGTATATATACTTAGATACTTCTCCattttattcaatatactcattaTGATATCTTCTTATGCAGTTTTATCTGCTGCTGGTGGCATCAAGGTAAATCGCCCTGAAATCGATAACCGTATGTTCCTACTACACCTTTAACAATGCATTAATCTTTTTATCTCTTCCATTATGTATATAAGATTATAGTTTCaagttcatttttgtttagtcttgaaaaacatattttttctcCCTTGTATTACAGGAGTAGTTGTGGTTGTTGCTGTTGTAATATTAATTGGACTATTCAGCATGCAACATTATGGTACAGATAGAGTTGGTTGGCTTTTTGCTCCAGTTGTTCTGCTTTGGTTTCTCTTAATTGGAGGTATAGGTATATTCAATCTCTGGAGATTTGGTGGCAATGTCCTAAGAGCCTTTTCGCCTTTCTACGTGTATCGCTATTttcaaaagggaaaaaaaaatagttggcTTTCCCTTGGTGGCATCTTACTCAGCATAACAGGTAAGTTCCATTTTCATAACTTTTGTTTTGCTTATtgtgtttcaaaattttctattaAGGAGAAAACTTGTGATGATTGCTTTTAAAATGTTTCAGAAACTAACACGAGCCTTTTCAGCACGTTTTAGAATGTTTAACTTATAGTTGAAAACTTTTGATGATTTGTTTCAGGGACTGAGGCTCTTTTCGCAGACTTGGCCAATTTTCCTGTCTCATCTGTACAAATTGCATTTACACTTCTTGTGTTTCCTTGCCTTCTTTTAGCATATTCTGGTCAAGCTGCTTATTTAGTGCAAAACTTGCATCATTCTCAAGATGTTTTTTATCGTTCTATTCCAGGTTCGTTATATCTATGTGAATGATTGCACATGTGTTTTAGAATTGAGAAATGATACTTTGACGCACAAATTTGACAACAATTTCGATAACAATGTTGATGGCTAACGCAGTTCaaaatatgtagttaattaCGTTTAGTGGATGATTAATGAATATAACAAGGTGTTGCAACTTATTAACCATCTAGTAAACGTAATTAACCACAATTTTGAACTCCATTAACTACAATATTTAGATGTTCAAATATACATGATATCTATTGACCAACTAAATTATGTTCAAACATACATGGTTTTAGGTATTCAAATATACATAATATCTATTAACCACAATTTGTGATTGTATATACACCTAAAAGTTGTGGTTAATAACATTCAAAATTGTATTTGGTGGATGGTTAATGAATTACGATATCTTATTATATTCATTAACCATTCACCGAACTAAATTAATCATGTATTTGAATTTGTTAACTATTTAAATTATGATCTAAGTTTGTTGTCAAAACAACTCAGCTCTTCGGAATATCATAAACCTATTGGAAAAACTCTCTTTTTCTTAGAATGATGCAATATTTTTCTTCATGCAGTGATTTTTATCTGTTAGATGTTATTAATTAACCTTAGTTATGCAGACAAAATATACTGGCCAGTATTTGTTATTGCAACACTAGCAGCAATAGTAGCAAGCCAGGCAACAATAACTGCAACCTTTTCAATCATTAAGCAAGCACTTGCTCATGGATGTTTCCCAAGAGTCAAAGTTGTGCATACATCAAAGAAGTTCCTTGGCCAAATATATATTCCAGATATCAATTGGATCCTTATGGTTCTTTGCATTGCTTGTACTGCTGGATTTAAAAATCAAAGCCAAATTGGAAATGCATATGGTAAGTGAAAAAACAACATTGAAAATTTGCAACTTAGGAACTAATCATTACTACATGAGAGAGTCCAAGAACTACTACTATCTCTGTCCCTACTTATAAATcctttttagaaagaaaaaaattgtctctaaatataagttccatttcttttattttttatttatttcaaatatactTATTAATACGACTAAGTAGTCTTGGGAGATGAAAAACCAGAGTTGAACACATCTATGCACAAAAGGGTATTTTGGTAAGATTCATAtctaaaataaacatttttttttcctcaaacaaaaatcctttatttttattttttctgatttgatcctttatttaactataagtaaacaatttgatctcttatgttttaaaatgttaacaatgttatcattttttttacaaaaattcatcaaaattttcaaaaaaaacttataaaattaattatcatcttcaatataatgaaaattttatcaaatttataactcaaatcttcaaataaactcatattttcattctttatatttttgaatttttgtaataaaattaaataaatgaccaaatcgaaaaaaataaaataaaagactgaagtgttatataaaattaagttaaagtaCTGCAtgaagtgtttttttttaatatatgtgaaaacaCAATATGAGCTTATAAAAAGGGGGGGAGTGTTACTGCATGCATGCATTTTTGTCCAATCAATATGTAATTTATTATCAAGCTGCAAATGAATGATTACTTTCTCATTGAATgatcaaatatcttttttataCAAAGTTTATGATGctcataacaaaaaaaaaaaaaaactgaaaacagAATAACTTAACTATACAACTAATTGACTAAACATAACTAACAGAACAGTTTTTGTGAACCAAGTAGCTATACTAGCTCTTAAATCAGTTAACACAGTTTAAGAACTATATAGTATGATTATTAACATGCATAATTATCATTGTAACTACAGGCACTGCAGTTGTGTTAGTCATGCTGGTTACAACACTGCTCATGATTTTGGTCATGATATTAGTTTGGCACTGCCATTGGATTCTTGTTGTCGTCTTCACCGGCTTATCATTGATCATCGAATGCACGTACTTTTCTGCCGTACTCTTCAAAGTTGATCAAGGTGGTTGGGCTCCCCTAGCAGTTGCCGGAGTATTTCTGATTGTTATGTATGTTTGGCATTATGGTTCGGTGAAGCGCTACGAGTTTGAATTGCATAGCAAAGTTTCAATGGCATGGATTCTCGGGCTCGGTCCTAGTTTAGGACTAGTCCGCGTCCCAGGAATCGGACTAGTCTACACCGAGCTCGCAAGTGGAGTTCCCCACATATTTTCTCATTTCATTACAAACCTACCTGCCATCCATTCCGTTGTTGTTTTTGTCTGTGTGAAATATCTTCCTGTCTACACCGTCACAGACGAAGAGCTGTTCCTTGTTAAGCGTATAGGACCGAAGAATTTCCACATGTTTCGGTGTGTGGCGCGGTATGGATACAAAGACCTGCATAAAAAAGACGATGATTTCGAGAAGAAGCTCTTTCACAACCTTTTCATGTTTGTTAGGCTTGAGTCCATGATGGAAGGATGTTCGGATTCGGAATACAGTTTATGCGAACAACAAACCGTGCAATCAAGAGATGCCATGTTTAATAACAATGGAAACACAGGTTCATTGAGTATTGTTGATTTATCAATTTCATCAGTGGATTCAATAGTTCCTGCTAAATCACCATTACAAGTGAATGTTACTTTTCAATCATCTAGTCAGTGTACTGAAGTTGATGAACTTGAATTCTTAAACAACTGTAGAGAAGCTGGTGTTGTTCACATTCTTGGAAACACAGTTGTGAGGGCTAGTAGAGATTCAAGATTCTACAAGAAAATAGCTGTTGATTATATATATGCATTTCTTAGGAAGATATGCAGGTAGGGAAAATAGTGTGATATTTAATGTTCCTCATGAGAGTCTCTTAAATGTTGGTCAAGTTTTCTATGTATAGttcattttcctttctttactttGGATAAATAtcaatgagtttttttttttttttcacatgtGATTACCATTTTGTGCAGAATTGCAGTCTCTTAAATGTTGTTCAGATTTTATATGTAGAGgatttgtatcatataattatttgttacaGCCAAATATAGCATAAGAACAAGAAATTATCCAACTAGCTagtgtaaaatataaaaatattatcaccATAGAACAATTCATACAAGCATCCAGggtataaaacataaaacaaaacttACAAAAGTCATATGTAGaatataaaagtaaattttttactttaaattttaccgaaaataattaaaagttatacttcaaaatatttaattttgagtttATTAACTATGTATATATGGACaatgtaaaagaaaaaatatgtattgataatatattaatgtGACATTTGGTgggttcaaatatttgaaataaatctCAATATAAAATGATGCGTAAAACTATAGTATTGGAGTGGAGAAA
Protein-coding sequences here:
- the LOC101488906 gene encoding potassium transporter 10-like isoform X1; protein product: MASPLEIDEENDNKGSMWDLEQKLDQPMDEEAGRLRNMYREKKISALLLIRLAYQSLGVVYGDLGTSPLYVFYNTFPHGVNDPEDVIGALSLIIYSLTLVPLLKYVFIVLRANDNGQGGTLALYSLLCRHANIKIIPNQHRTDEELTTYSRTTFQEKSFAAKTQRWLEEQSFIKSTILILVLVGTCMVIGDGILTPAISVLSAAGGIKVNRPEIDNRVVVVVAVVILIGLFSMQHYGTDRVGWLFAPVVLLWFLLIGGIGIFNLWRFGGNVLRAFSPFYVYRYFQKGKKNSWLSLGGILLSITGTEALFADLANFPVSSVQIAFTLLVFPCLLLAYSGQAAYLVQNLHHSQDVFYRSIPDKIYWPVFVIATLAAIVASQATITATFSIIKQALAHGCFPRVKVVHTSKKFLGQIYIPDINWILMVLCIACTAGFKNQSQIGNAYGTAVVLVMLVTTLLMILVMILVWHCHWILVVVFTGLSLIIECTYFSAVLFKVDQGGWAPLAVAGVFLIVMYVWHYGSVKRYEFELHSKVSMAWILGLGPSLGLVRVPGIGLVYTELASGVPHIFSHFITNLPAIHSVVVFVCVKYLPVYTVTDEELFLVKRIGPKNFHMFRCVARYGYKDLHKKDDDFEKKLFHNLFMFVRLESMMEGCSDSEYSLCEQQTVQSRDAMFNNNGNTGSLSIVDLSISSVDSIVPAKSPLQVNVTFQSSSQCTEVDELEFLNNCREAGVVHILGNTVVRASRDSRFYKKIAVDYIYAFLRKICR
- the LOC101488906 gene encoding potassium transporter 10-like isoform X2, with protein sequence MVRGTIIYQKYHSYSCTCWYLHGDWRWYSYPSYICFICCWWHQGVVVVVAVVILIGLFSMQHYGTDRVGWLFAPVVLLWFLLIGGIGIFNLWRFGGNVLRAFSPFYVYRYFQKGKKNSWLSLGGILLSITGTEALFADLANFPVSSVQIAFTLLVFPCLLLAYSGQAAYLVQNLHHSQDVFYRSIPDKIYWPVFVIATLAAIVASQATITATFSIIKQALAHGCFPRVKVVHTSKKFLGQIYIPDINWILMVLCIACTAGFKNQSQIGNAYGTAVVLVMLVTTLLMILVMILVWHCHWILVVVFTGLSLIIECTYFSAVLFKVDQGGWAPLAVAGVFLIVMYVWHYGSVKRYEFELHSKVSMAWILGLGPSLGLVRVPGIGLVYTELASGVPHIFSHFITNLPAIHSVVVFVCVKYLPVYTVTDEELFLVKRIGPKNFHMFRCVARYGYKDLHKKDDDFEKKLFHNLFMFVRLESMMEGCSDSEYSLCEQQTVQSRDAMFNNNGNTGSLSIVDLSISSVDSIVPAKSPLQVNVTFQSSSQCTEVDELEFLNNCREAGVVHILGNTVVRASRDSRFYKKIAVDYIYAFLRKICR